One genomic region from Leptolyngbyaceae cyanobacterium JSC-12 encodes:
- a CDS encoding glyceraldehyde-3-phosphate dehydrogenase (NAD+) (IMG reference gene:2510094009~PFAM: Glyceraldehyde 3-phosphate dehydrogenase, C-terminal domain; Glyceraldehyde 3-phosphate dehydrogenase, NAD binding domain~TIGRFAM: glyceraldehyde-3-phosphate dehydrogenase, type I), whose amino-acid sequence MTVKIGINGFGRIGRLVTRIAMDYPEVEIVGVNDLVPSDNLAYLFKYDSTHGMFKGTVEAKPEGIVINGRLIPCHAEKDPSQLPWGKDGADYVVESTGRFTDYAGAEAHLKAGAKRVIISAPTKDPDKVRTLVLGVNETEFDPSTDLIVSNASCTTNCLAPVAKVIHQNFGLAEGLMTTVHAMTATQPTVDGPSKKDWRGGRGASQNIIPSSTGAAKAVALVLPELKGKLTGMAFRVGTPDVSVVDLTFKTEKATSYQEVCAAMKAASEGEMKGILGYTDEEVVSMDFRSDPHSSIFDSKAGIELNSNFFKIVSWYDNEWGYSNRVVDLAVHMAKADTIL is encoded by the coding sequence ATGACTGTCAAAATTGGTATTAATGGCTTCGGTCGAATTGGACGACTGGTGACCCGCATTGCTATGGATTATCCAGAAGTCGAAATCGTGGGTGTCAATGACCTCGTTCCCTCCGACAACCTGGCCTACCTGTTCAAATATGACTCCACCCATGGCATGTTCAAAGGCACAGTGGAAGCCAAGCCAGAAGGGATTGTGATTAATGGACGACTGATCCCCTGCCATGCCGAAAAAGATCCCAGCCAACTACCCTGGGGCAAAGATGGAGCCGATTACGTGGTTGAATCAACCGGACGCTTTACCGACTACGCCGGAGCCGAAGCTCATCTTAAAGCTGGAGCAAAGCGGGTAATTATTTCCGCTCCTACTAAAGATCCAGACAAAGTCCGAACATTGGTCCTTGGTGTCAATGAAACTGAATTTGATCCATCCACGGATTTAATTGTTTCAAACGCTAGTTGCACAACCAATTGTCTGGCTCCCGTCGCAAAGGTGATTCATCAAAACTTTGGGCTAGCAGAAGGCCTGATGACAACGGTTCATGCCATGACAGCCACACAACCCACCGTTGATGGGCCCAGTAAAAAAGATTGGCGTGGCGGACGGGGTGCTTCCCAAAATATTATTCCTTCCTCCACTGGAGCCGCAAAAGCTGTCGCTCTGGTATTGCCCGAATTGAAAGGCAAGCTTACTGGCATGGCGTTTCGCGTTGGCACTCCCGATGTCTCTGTTGTTGATCTCACCTTCAAAACAGAGAAAGCAACCAGTTACCAGGAGGTGTGTGCCGCGATGAAAGCTGCTTCCGAAGGGGAGATGAAAGGTATTTTGGGTTACACCGATGAGGAAGTAGTGTCGATGGACTTTCGCAGTGACCCCCATTCCAGCATTTTTGATTCCAAAGCTGGAATTGAATTGAATTCCAACTTCTTTAAAATTGTGTCCTGGTATGACAATGAGTGGGGCTATTCCAACCGTGTCGTTGACTTAGCAGTTCACATGGCAAAAGCAGACACGATTTTGTAG
- a CDS encoding peptidyl-prolyl cis-trans isomerase (rotamase) - cyclophilin family (IMG reference gene:2510094003~PFAM: Cyclophilin type peptidyl-prolyl cis-trans isomerase/CLD), whose protein sequence is MQLRGINVQHWLKTGLTLLLMVSLSVGLMAAKPVQISRLPAGNAITDGKALLRSALPIDNQPVRDLQASLEDISTQLRAQRRWGAIAGDIAKANRILTDKIDALLASVPNANKAKAQTLIEQIKTELPTLQAANDAKDRQQVIEARSHILDLVGELEELMVPSFPYEVPEAYSHLPQLKGRATVEFVTNKGKITAVVDGYSAPVTAGNFVDLVQRGFYNGLPFTRAEESYVLQVGDPPGPEVGFIDPKTKQYRAIPLEVMVKGDKEPTYEITLEDAGRFREQPVLPFSAFGAMALARPSDDPNGGSSQFFFFLFEPELTPAGANLLDGRYAIFGYVTEGKDVLDQLKAGDKIESAKVVQGLENLQQPV, encoded by the coding sequence ATGCAATTGCGAGGAATCAACGTACAGCACTGGTTAAAAACGGGGCTAACCCTGCTCCTGATGGTGTCCTTATCCGTTGGGTTAATGGCAGCAAAACCAGTGCAAATTAGTCGCTTACCGGCTGGAAACGCCATTACAGACGGTAAAGCCTTGTTACGCTCTGCCTTACCGATTGACAATCAGCCTGTCCGAGATTTACAAGCCAGTTTGGAAGATATTTCCACGCAACTGCGAGCACAGCGTCGCTGGGGGGCGATCGCAGGCGACATCGCCAAAGCCAATCGTATCTTGACCGATAAAATAGATGCTCTTCTAGCGAGTGTTCCAAACGCAAACAAAGCCAAAGCTCAAACCCTGATTGAACAAATCAAAACCGAGCTCCCCACCTTACAAGCAGCAAATGATGCCAAAGACCGCCAACAGGTCATCGAGGCACGCAGCCACATTTTGGATTTAGTAGGTGAGCTAGAAGAGTTGATGGTGCCAAGTTTTCCCTACGAGGTACCAGAAGCTTACAGCCATCTACCCCAACTCAAGGGACGGGCAACGGTTGAGTTTGTCACGAATAAGGGCAAGATAACAGCAGTAGTAGATGGGTACAGCGCTCCAGTCACAGCGGGCAACTTTGTAGATTTGGTGCAACGTGGCTTTTATAACGGCTTACCCTTCACACGGGCTGAAGAATCTTACGTGCTGCAAGTGGGAGATCCCCCCGGACCAGAAGTGGGCTTCATTGACCCCAAGACCAAACAATATCGAGCGATTCCCCTGGAGGTAATGGTCAAGGGCGACAAAGAACCTACCTATGAAATCACGTTGGAAGATGCCGGACGCTTTCGAGAACAGCCTGTTCTCCCGTTTTCAGCGTTTGGCGCAATGGCACTCGCACGACCTAGTGATGATCCTAACGGTGGCTCTTCGCAGTTTTTCTTCTTCCTGTTTGAACCGGAACTCACCCCTGCTGGAGCAAACTTACTAGACGGACGCTATGCCATCTTTGGGTATGTCACAGAAGGCAAGGATGTCTTGGACCAACTCAAAGCAGGGGACAAGATTGAATCTGCCAAGGTCGTTCAAGGCTTAGAGAACTTACAACAACCTGTGTAA
- a CDS encoding thiamine-phosphate kinase (IMG reference gene:2510094005~PFAM: AIR synthase related protein, N-terminal domain; AIR synthase related protein, C-terminal domain~TIGRFAM: thiamine-monophosphate kinase) has translation MNVREIGEQELLQRLQVFCPAEMIGDDAAVLTPQPGLSLVVTTDMLVDNVHFSDRTTTPEDAGWRAAAANLSDLAAMGASPIGLTVGLGLPGDTPIEWVERVYHGLVECLQPYNTMIMGGDVVRSPVTTIAITAFGQASPQRLIRRANAKPDQAILVTGWHGASRAGLELLLNPEIPQSLSFQEQTFFKRAHQRPIPRLDVLPLLEQTQEIMIAGMDSSDGLADAVLQICRASGVGARLERSQLPIPPGLVNWVGEQTAVQWTLYGGEDFELVLCLPHIQAERLCKQLGKGATIVGQTTVEPDVLVVDSSGDNPCDRLTFDQGFQHFL, from the coding sequence ATGAATGTGCGGGAGATTGGCGAGCAGGAACTGTTACAGCGGCTTCAGGTGTTTTGTCCTGCTGAGATGATCGGTGATGACGCTGCCGTCCTTACCCCACAACCAGGGCTATCTCTGGTGGTTACCACAGACATGTTGGTAGACAACGTGCATTTTAGCGATCGCACTACGACTCCAGAAGATGCAGGCTGGCGGGCAGCAGCAGCAAACCTGTCTGATTTAGCAGCCATGGGCGCAAGTCCAATCGGGCTTACAGTTGGCTTAGGGTTGCCCGGTGACACCCCAATCGAGTGGGTAGAGCGGGTCTATCATGGCTTAGTTGAGTGTTTACAACCCTATAACACCATGATTATGGGGGGAGATGTGGTGCGATCGCCGGTAACCACTATCGCAATTACCGCGTTCGGGCAAGCCTCTCCTCAGCGGCTAATTCGACGAGCCAATGCCAAACCAGATCAGGCAATTTTAGTCACAGGCTGGCATGGGGCTTCTCGTGCAGGGCTGGAACTGTTACTTAATCCGGAAATTCCACAGTCCTTAAGTTTTCAAGAACAAACATTTTTTAAGCGAGCACATCAACGTCCCATCCCTCGACTGGATGTCCTGCCGCTGTTAGAGCAGACCCAAGAAATCATGATTGCCGGAATGGACAGCAGTGATGGACTCGCGGATGCCGTGTTACAAATTTGTCGAGCGAGTGGGGTGGGCGCACGATTGGAGCGATCGCAACTTCCTATCCCTCCTGGTTTGGTCAATTGGGTGGGAGAGCAAACAGCAGTCCAGTGGACACTGTACGGGGGGGAAGATTTTGAACTGGTGTTGTGTTTACCCCATATCCAGGCAGAAAGGCTGTGTAAGCAACTGGGAAAAGGAGCAACAATTGTTGGTCAAACCACCGTTGAACCCGATGTTTTAGTAGTTGATTCAAGCGGCGATAACCCGTGCGATCGCCTGACATTTGACCAAGGCTTTCAACACTTTCTTTAA
- a CDS encoding glucose-6-phosphate isomerase (IMG reference gene:2510094008~PFAM: Phosphoglucose isomerase), producing the protein MDTQALWKRYEDWLYYHPGLGLYLDISRMRFDDLLVESLKPKFEKAFKDMAALEAGAIANPDENRMVGHYWLRDPNIAPNEQKQEIIESLEQIQTFTQQVHTGEIRPPQAAKFTEILSIGIGGSALGPQFVAEALAPLNPPLAIHFIDNTDPAGIDQVLNQLSDRLISTLVIVTSKSGGTPETRNGMLEVKHAYEQQGLDFASHAVAITMKGSKMDEIAQTEGWLATFPMFDWVGGRTSEMSAVGLLAASLQGIDIQAMLNGAKEMDAATRIPDLKTNPAALLALAWYAAGNGRGEKDMVILPYKDSLLLFSRYLQQLVMESLGKELDLDGKRVNQGIAVYGNKGSTDQHAYVQQLREGVPNFFATFIEVLKDRNGHSIEVEPGATSGDFLSGFLQGTRQALYDNHRDSITITVSEVTPYTVGALIALYERAVGLYASLVNINAYHQPGVEAGKKAAASVLDLQRRVVETLKTAEKPLSLADLAKTANAPDEVETVYKIVRHLEANDRGITIQGDRAKPSSLQITLT; encoded by the coding sequence ATGGACACGCAAGCACTTTGGAAACGTTACGAAGACTGGCTCTACTACCATCCGGGGTTGGGGCTATATTTAGACATCAGCCGGATGCGGTTTGATGATTTGTTGGTGGAAAGCCTCAAACCCAAGTTTGAGAAGGCTTTCAAAGATATGGCAGCGTTGGAAGCAGGGGCGATCGCCAACCCCGATGAAAATCGCATGGTGGGACACTACTGGCTCCGTGACCCCAACATTGCCCCAAATGAACAAAAACAAGAAATCATCGAATCTTTAGAGCAAATTCAAACCTTTACCCAACAGGTTCATACAGGTGAGATTAGACCACCGCAAGCTGCCAAATTTACTGAAATCCTTTCAATCGGAATTGGAGGGTCGGCATTGGGACCTCAGTTTGTTGCTGAAGCACTAGCTCCTCTCAATCCTCCCCTGGCAATTCACTTTATCGACAATACAGATCCCGCTGGGATTGACCAAGTGTTGAACCAGTTAAGCGATCGCCTCATAAGTACCCTCGTTATTGTCACCAGTAAATCTGGCGGCACCCCCGAAACCCGCAACGGGATGCTAGAAGTCAAACACGCTTACGAACAACAGGGCTTAGATTTTGCCAGCCATGCCGTTGCCATCACGATGAAAGGCAGCAAGATGGACGAAATCGCCCAGACAGAAGGTTGGCTGGCAACATTTCCAATGTTTGATTGGGTGGGAGGACGCACCTCCGAAATGTCTGCCGTTGGCTTATTAGCTGCATCCTTACAAGGCATCGATATTCAAGCCATGCTAAACGGCGCTAAGGAAATGGATGCGGCCACCCGGATTCCCGATCTCAAAACGAATCCCGCTGCCCTGCTAGCCCTTGCCTGGTATGCGGCTGGGAATGGCAGGGGTGAAAAAGACATGGTAATCCTGCCTTACAAAGACAGTCTTTTGCTATTCAGTCGGTACCTGCAGCAACTCGTGATGGAGTCGCTCGGTAAAGAACTGGATTTAGACGGCAAGCGGGTTAATCAAGGGATTGCTGTTTATGGCAATAAAGGCTCCACTGACCAGCATGCTTACGTTCAGCAACTGCGCGAAGGGGTTCCCAACTTTTTTGCCACATTCATTGAAGTGCTTAAAGATCGCAACGGTCATTCCATTGAGGTAGAACCTGGTGCGACATCGGGCGACTTTCTTTCCGGCTTTTTACAAGGCACTCGACAAGCACTCTATGACAATCACCGCGACTCTATCACCATTACCGTCTCCGAAGTTACCCCTTACACAGTAGGCGCACTGATTGCTCTATACGAACGGGCAGTTGGACTTTATGCCTCGCTGGTAAACATCAACGCTTACCACCAACCTGGCGTGGAAGCTGGGAAAAAAGCCGCTGCCTCTGTGCTCGATTTACAACGGCGCGTAGTTGAAACGTTGAAAACTGCCGAAAAACCACTTTCGCTGGCAGATCTGGCGAAAACGGCTAATGCCCCTGATGAAGTGGAAACAGTTTACAAAATTGTGCGCCATCTAGAAGCCAACGACCGCGGGATTACGATTCAGGGCGATCGCGCCAAACCCTCTAGCCTGCAAATAACACTCACCTAG
- a CDS encoding RNA methyltransferase, RsmD family (IMG reference gene:2510094012~PFAM: Conserved hypothetical protein 95~TIGRFAM: RNA methyltransferase, RsmD family) yields MSLRIYGNRALKTLPGRDTRPTLARVREAVFNIWQGKIEGCRWLDLCAGTGSMGAEALCRGAAIAIAVEKSSRACAVIQQNWQQVARTDQTFQVLRGDVVKRLPTLAGQTFDRIYFDPPYAEDLYQPVLDEIASYALLASDGELAVEHSPDRTDIITPPSLEICRQKAYGNSALTFFRVALI; encoded by the coding sequence ATGAGTTTGCGGATTTACGGAAATCGAGCACTTAAAACATTGCCTGGGAGAGATACTCGTCCAACACTAGCACGAGTTCGTGAGGCAGTTTTTAATATCTGGCAGGGAAAGATTGAAGGTTGCCGTTGGCTCGATCTGTGTGCCGGAACTGGCTCAATGGGTGCAGAAGCATTGTGTCGTGGGGCAGCGATCGCAATTGCAGTTGAAAAATCGAGTCGTGCCTGTGCTGTGATTCAGCAAAACTGGCAGCAGGTTGCCCGGACAGACCAAACATTTCAAGTGCTGCGAGGCGACGTAGTAAAACGACTACCCACTTTAGCAGGACAAACTTTCGACCGAATTTACTTCGACCCACCCTATGCAGAAGACTTATATCAGCCAGTCTTGGACGAGATTGCCAGTTACGCTCTCCTTGCTTCAGACGGTGAACTCGCTGTTGAACACAGTCCCGATCGCACTGATATAATCACTCCACCGTCCTTAGAAATTTGTCGTCAAAAAGCGTATGGCAATAGTGCCCTAACATTTTTTAGAGTTGCATTGATTTAA
- a CDS encoding translation elongation factor P (EF-P) (IMG reference gene:2510094002~PFAM: Elongation factor P, C-terminal; Elongation factor P (EF-P) KOW-like domain; Elongation factor P (EF-P) OB domain~TIGRFAM: translation elongation factor P) translates to MISSNDFRPGVSIELDGGVWRVVEFLHVKPGKGAAFVRTKLKNVQTGNVVERTFRAGETVPQANLEKSTMQHTYKDGDNYVFMDMETYEEASLSPDQIGDRVKYLKEGMEVNVVRWGEQVMEVELPNSVVLEVIQTDPGVKGDTATGGTKPAIVETGAQVMVPLFISIGEKIKIDTRSDTYLGRE, encoded by the coding sequence ATGATCTCCAGCAATGATTTTCGACCGGGCGTCAGCATTGAGCTTGATGGTGGTGTTTGGCGAGTCGTAGAGTTTTTACACGTCAAGCCAGGGAAGGGCGCCGCTTTTGTACGCACCAAATTAAAAAACGTACAAACCGGGAACGTCGTTGAGCGTACCTTTCGAGCTGGTGAAACTGTTCCCCAGGCAAATCTGGAAAAAAGCACAATGCAGCACACCTACAAGGATGGGGACAATTATGTGTTCATGGACATGGAAACCTATGAAGAGGCGAGCTTGAGTCCAGATCAAATCGGCGATCGCGTCAAATACCTCAAAGAAGGGATGGAGGTTAACGTGGTGCGCTGGGGTGAACAGGTGATGGAAGTGGAACTGCCGAACTCAGTTGTGTTGGAAGTGATTCAAACCGATCCCGGTGTGAAAGGGGACACGGCGACAGGGGGAACGAAGCCTGCGATTGTTGAAACGGGTGCTCAGGTAATGGTGCCCCTTTTTATCTCGATTGGCGAGAAAATTAAAATTGACACTCGCTCGGATACATATCTAGGGCGGGAATAG
- a CDS encoding hypothetical protein (IMG reference gene:2510094011), with translation MLKPVSYSLDVIREEARQLVCKGIIDRQQPIYVLCQYIPAREWEYIERELERNDFLLRDPVVDLLGSEDWCED, from the coding sequence ATGTTGAAACCAGTTTCATATTCGTTGGATGTCATTCGAGAAGAAGCTCGCCAGCTTGTTTGTAAAGGCATTATCGACCGTCAACAGCCCATTTATGTGTTGTGCCAATATATTCCAGCACGCGAGTGGGAATACATTGAGCGGGAACTCGAACGGAATGATTTTTTATTAAGAGATCCAGTTGTTGATCTTCTAGGTTCCGAAGATTGGTGCGAAGACTGA
- a CDS encoding lactate dehydrogenase-like oxidoreductase (IMG reference gene:2510094006~PFAM: D-isomer specific 2-hydroxyacid dehydrogenase, NAD binding domain; D-isomer specific 2-hydroxyacid dehydrogenase, catalytic domain): MKVAVFSTKQYDRKFLGAANAGHGHELIFYEAHLEPNTASLAHGCPAVCLFVNDDGSAQTLKILAAGGTQLIALRCTGYNNVDLQTAAELGMQVVRVTYYSPYSVAEHAVGLVLMLNRKLYKAYNRVREDNFSLDGLMGFDLHGKTVGVIGTGKIGQCFAQIMKGFGCHLLGYDVQQNSACLELGMQYADLSEVLANSDVISLHCPLLPSTHHLINATTIRQMKPGVMLINTSRGGLVDTSAVIEGIKSGQIGFFGTDVYEEEANLFFQDLSDSVIQDDVFQLLQSFSNVVITAHQAFFTREAVSTIAATTINSITEFEQGRPLTQAVDLPQKIPANA; the protein is encoded by the coding sequence ATGAAAGTGGCGGTTTTTAGCACAAAACAATACGATCGCAAATTTCTGGGTGCTGCCAATGCTGGGCATGGGCACGAACTGATTTTTTATGAAGCGCACTTAGAACCCAATACTGCAAGTCTGGCGCATGGTTGCCCAGCCGTTTGTTTGTTTGTCAACGATGATGGTAGTGCCCAAACCCTGAAAATTTTGGCAGCAGGGGGCACTCAATTGATTGCTCTGCGTTGCACAGGTTACAACAACGTTGATTTACAAACCGCTGCCGAATTGGGGATGCAAGTGGTGCGTGTAACCTATTACTCACCCTATTCAGTGGCAGAACATGCCGTTGGATTAGTATTAATGCTCAACCGCAAGCTATACAAGGCATACAATCGGGTTCGTGAAGATAATTTTTCCTTAGATGGATTAATGGGTTTTGATCTGCATGGCAAAACTGTTGGCGTGATTGGGACAGGCAAAATTGGTCAATGCTTTGCCCAAATCATGAAAGGATTTGGGTGTCACCTATTGGGCTATGATGTGCAGCAAAATTCTGCCTGCCTTGAATTAGGAATGCAATACGCTGATCTGTCAGAAGTTCTGGCGAACTCTGACGTGATCTCTTTGCATTGTCCATTACTACCCAGCACCCACCACTTAATCAATGCCACGACAATTCGGCAAATGAAACCTGGAGTCATGCTGATTAACACCAGTCGAGGTGGTTTAGTTGACACTAGCGCTGTGATTGAGGGAATTAAATCTGGACAGATTGGTTTTTTTGGAACTGACGTGTACGAAGAAGAGGCGAATCTCTTTTTTCAAGATTTATCCGACAGTGTGATTCAAGATGATGTGTTTCAGCTTCTTCAGTCCTTTTCGAATGTTGTAATTACTGCCCATCAGGCATTTTTTACACGAGAAGCAGTTAGCACAATTGCAGCAACAACCATCAACAGTATCACGGAATTTGAGCAGGGTCGTCCGCTCACCCAAGCAGTTGATTTACCCCAAAAGATTCCGGCAAATGCCTGA
- a CDS encoding glucokinase (IMG reference gene:2510094007~PFAM: Glucokinase~TIGRFAM: glucokinase, proteobacterial type), giving the protein MTVLLAGDIGGTKTILRLVRADISEIGQLPRLTSLHEETYASREFPDLVPMVRLFMATAQTILGEWHPPERACFGIAGPVINNTSKLTNLGWMLETEALQRELKIPLISLINDFAAVGYGVLCLQPDDIYTLRDGETNPDGAIAIIGAGTGLGQGYVIPYPGGYRVFATEGGHCDFAAQTELEVQLWRYLKEHYNLDRISTERVVSGLGIHAIYSFMRSRGICEESPDVAQAYQTWLKEAGKEEKTVDLAAVISQHAVAESDYLCTETMNLFVRAYGAETGNLALKLLPYGGVYLAGGIAAKNLPLLQRCGFVEAFNHKGRVSSAIERIPIHVILNPQVGLIGAALCAAQMV; this is encoded by the coding sequence ATGACAGTTTTGCTGGCAGGTGATATTGGTGGCACCAAAACCATTTTGCGGTTAGTCCGCGCCGATATTTCGGAGATTGGGCAGCTCCCGCGATTAACGTCCTTACATGAGGAGACTTATGCCAGCCGTGAGTTTCCTGATCTTGTGCCAATGGTGCGTTTGTTTATGGCAACAGCCCAAACGATATTAGGAGAATGGCACCCCCCTGAACGAGCCTGTTTTGGTATTGCAGGTCCTGTTATTAATAACACCTCTAAACTCACAAATTTAGGTTGGATGCTAGAGACAGAGGCACTCCAACGAGAATTAAAAATTCCCTTGATTAGCTTAATTAATGATTTTGCTGCTGTAGGATACGGGGTCTTGTGTCTACAACCGGATGATATTTACACATTGCGGGATGGTGAAACAAATCCTGACGGCGCGATCGCCATCATCGGGGCTGGAACTGGATTAGGGCAGGGCTATGTCATTCCCTACCCAGGCGGATATAGGGTGTTTGCGACGGAGGGTGGTCATTGCGATTTTGCGGCTCAAACAGAGTTGGAAGTGCAACTTTGGCGCTATCTCAAAGAGCATTACAATCTAGACCGAATTTCAACCGAACGAGTTGTCTCTGGGCTGGGCATTCACGCCATTTACTCATTTATGCGGAGTCGCGGCATTTGTGAAGAGTCACCAGATGTAGCACAAGCCTATCAAACCTGGTTAAAAGAAGCGGGTAAAGAGGAAAAGACCGTTGATTTAGCGGCTGTGATTTCTCAGCATGCGGTCGCCGAGAGCGATTATCTTTGTACCGAAACCATGAATCTATTTGTCCGTGCCTATGGAGCCGAAACCGGAAATCTGGCATTGAAACTCTTACCCTACGGTGGCGTTTACCTGGCAGGGGGCATTGCCGCCAAAAACTTACCATTGCTACAACGGTGCGGATTTGTGGAAGCCTTTAATCATAAAGGGCGTGTTAGTTCTGCGATTGAACGCATCCCCATTCATGTCATCCTTAATCCACAAGTAGGGTTGATTGGTGCTGCACTCTGCGCAGCTCAAATGGTTTAG
- a CDS encoding transaldolase (IMG reference gene:2510094010~PFAM: Transaldolase~TIGRFAM: transaldolase) yields MAKTLLEQLRDMTVVVADTGDLQAIEKFTPRDATTNPSLITAAAQMPQYQSIVDDTLMQAKHDLGDRASDTEVVTLAFDRLAVSFGKKILDIVPKRVSTEVDARLSYDTDATIAKARYLISEYEKAGISRDRILIKIAATWEGIKAAEVLEKEGIHCNLTLLFGLHQAIACAEAGVTLISPFVGRILDWYVKETGKQYEGADDPGVQSVTRIYNYYKKFGYTTEVMGASFRNIGEIIELAGCDLLTISPKLLAELDATEGELIRKLDPEKATALEMEKISIDKATFEQMHTADKMASEKLSEGIQGFTKALETLEQLLKDRLSRLMAGKAVNIAAEDIFHAYDMDGDGFITREEWLGTDAVFDALDEDHDGRISPQEMNAGLGAVLQLAKV; encoded by the coding sequence ATGGCAAAGACCTTACTTGAGCAATTGCGGGACATGACCGTTGTCGTTGCAGATACAGGCGATTTGCAAGCAATCGAAAAATTTACTCCACGCGATGCTACAACGAACCCTTCCCTGATTACGGCAGCCGCCCAAATGCCTCAGTATCAAAGCATTGTGGATGATACCTTGATGCAGGCAAAGCACGATCTGGGCGATCGCGCATCCGATACAGAGGTCGTAACATTAGCGTTTGATCGGCTCGCAGTTTCGTTTGGCAAAAAGATTCTTGATATTGTCCCCAAGCGTGTCTCGACTGAAGTAGACGCTCGTCTTTCCTACGATACAGATGCCACCATTGCAAAAGCTCGTTACCTGATTTCAGAATACGAAAAAGCTGGTATTTCCCGCGATCGCATCCTGATTAAAATTGCTGCAACCTGGGAAGGGATTAAAGCTGCAGAAGTGCTGGAAAAAGAAGGAATTCACTGCAATTTGACCCTGCTATTTGGACTGCATCAGGCGATCGCCTGTGCTGAAGCAGGTGTCACGTTGATTTCTCCCTTTGTTGGACGAATTCTCGATTGGTACGTCAAAGAAACAGGAAAACAATACGAAGGAGCCGATGATCCGGGTGTGCAATCCGTAACCCGCATCTACAACTACTACAAAAAGTTTGGCTATACTACCGAAGTTATGGGAGCCAGTTTCCGCAATATTGGTGAAATTATTGAATTAGCAGGTTGCGACTTGTTAACGATTTCTCCCAAATTGCTAGCAGAGTTGGACGCTACTGAGGGAGAACTCATTCGTAAGCTTGATCCAGAAAAAGCAACGGCTCTTGAGATGGAGAAAATTAGCATCGATAAAGCCACCTTTGAGCAAATGCACACAGCAGACAAAATGGCATCAGAAAAATTGTCTGAAGGCATTCAAGGCTTTACAAAAGCTCTGGAAACCCTGGAACAGCTTTTAAAGGACCGCCTATCTCGTCTGATGGCTGGCAAAGCAGTCAACATTGCAGCAGAGGATATTTTCCATGCTTATGATATGGACGGAGATGGCTTTATCACCCGCGAAGAGTGGCTGGGTACAGATGCAGTATTTGATGCCCTTGATGAAGACCATGATGGTAGAATTTCACCCCAAGAAATGAACGCCGGATTAGGGGCTGTGCTTCAGTTAGCAAAAGTTTAG
- a CDS encoding hypothetical protein (IMG reference gene:2510094004), with the protein MIQAFSSPTSFDEFIAWYPEATNCRYELRRGVIVEMPKPKGKHSRVAEDLALSLGMAIWEANLPYFIPKECVVKTVEDTGFEPDVMGAYHLCALTLNPSPKLGRGT; encoded by the coding sequence ATGATTCAAGCCTTCTCTTCCCCCACATCCTTTGATGAGTTTATTGCCTGGTATCCAGAAGCAACCAACTGTCGCTATGAACTGAGACGAGGTGTGATTGTTGAAATGCCAAAACCTAAAGGTAAGCATTCCAGGGTCGCTGAAGATTTAGCTCTTAGCTTGGGCATGGCAATTTGGGAAGCAAATCTACCATACTTCATCCCCAAAGAATGTGTAGTCAAGACAGTGGAGGATACGGGGTTTGAGCCAGATGTGATGGGAGCATATCACCTTTGCGCCCTCACCCTAAATCCCTCTCCCAAGCTTGGGAGAGGGACTTGA